A region of Pseudanabaena sp. BC1403 DNA encodes the following proteins:
- a CDS encoding Rab family GTPase, translating to MHSPAKVISQKICLIGDFGVGKTSLIRQFVDRQFSDKYLSTVGVKISRKLVSINSLSDDTPVELKQLQLIVWDIEGSTRFKAIAPSYLQGAKGALIVGDVTRQSSMQSLKDHVQLFQSINPTSSSIVVLNKVDLIESNARETLLKSIPPEFMNLNISIHTTSAKTGEGVDETFQKLARQMLMIE from the coding sequence ATGCATTCTCCTGCCAAAGTAATTTCTCAGAAAATATGTCTTATCGGTGATTTTGGTGTTGGCAAAACCAGCCTAATCCGCCAGTTTGTTGATCGTCAATTTAGTGATAAATACTTGTCAACAGTTGGCGTAAAGATCTCTCGCAAATTAGTGTCTATTAACAGCTTGTCAGATGATACTCCAGTAGAATTAAAACAATTACAATTAATTGTCTGGGATATTGAAGGGAGTACAAGATTTAAGGCGATCGCTCCTAGCTATTTGCAGGGTGCCAAGGGAGCGTTAATTGTTGGAGATGTGACAAGGCAATCCAGTATGCAAAGCCTCAAAGATCATGTGCAACTTTTTCAATCTATTAATCCTACATCTAGTTCAATTGTTGTCTTAAATAAAGTTGATTTAATAGAAAGTAATGCAAGAGAAACCCTATTGAAATCTATCCCACCTGAATTTATGAACCTTAACATATCTATACATACCACATCAGCTAAAACAGGTGAAGGGGTTGATGAGACATTCCAAAAACTAGCACGGCAAATGCTAATGATAGAATGA
- a CDS encoding response regulator — protein sequence MKYSQLLKKLFAASERSFIMVDRQFIITDRSFGAERFSEYPYDSLLNRDVRHAFPEIIGLEEAFNNIWLNQLTSFEIKGVSRSASHQQPLYFNFYIIGTDELEEKDQNIMICIEDVTDMMIMSQELMQRANESELLANALIKSNEYIDKIISAVGDALIVTDDQGIIKTVNPATINLFGYTQEELVDRSITSLFKYPNQLDLIYQNYLEAQSDNQQSLDSDYYFTNIEISCLSKKKEEILIEFSCSNIQNQQIEYSIEPNNCFVYVGRDITGLKRKEQELLTARQFAEQSAKAKSIFLANMSHEIRTPMSGVLGMTDLLLGTSLDDNQKDFVENIRLSGNLLLSLINRILDLSKLEEGELRLESLPFNLEQSIEEILELFALQAHKQGLELNACFEEGLPNFLMADAVRFRQIMVNLIGNAIKFTTEGEIIVRVERDRDFELTLAIQPQIYLRFSIIDTGIGIDLANQDKLFKPFSQVDTSTNRHFGGTGLGLAISRQLVELMQGEIGVSSPVSNGKGTCFWFRIPFSLQPNQSLESLSYASQALSNRNVLVIDANQHSRYAIRYYLTKLGAETYEASNMLEAIAYLESDKLVDVALIDWSLTGFNGSEFAKQIHGREKLADLPLIAMLTASRQGEIKTLINQGFSGYVTKPFKEQRLLKAVGLSLGIDLPTFASDSLPSSAAVPNLRRNPKDNSGLNKLKNSKVLLAEDNIVNQKVIMAYLSQLGCQSDLAENGEQVLQLIKTKDYDIVLMDCQMPLMDGYETTETIRQLEATAELSNHVVIIAMTANAFTEDRDRCLAVGMDDFLSKPIRRQQLKETLENWIR from the coding sequence ATGAAATATTCACAACTCCTCAAAAAACTTTTTGCTGCTTCAGAGCGATCATTCATTATGGTTGATCGCCAGTTTATAATCACTGATAGGTCGTTCGGAGCCGAAAGATTTTCTGAATATCCTTATGATTCCTTGTTAAATAGAGATGTTCGTCATGCATTTCCAGAAATAATTGGATTAGAAGAAGCTTTTAATAATATTTGGCTCAACCAACTCACCAGTTTTGAAATTAAAGGAGTATCCCGTTCTGCGAGTCATCAACAACCTCTCTATTTTAATTTCTATATAATTGGCACAGATGAACTAGAGGAGAAAGACCAAAATATCATGATCTGTATTGAAGATGTGACAGATATGATGATTATGTCTCAGGAGTTAATGCAAAGAGCGAATGAGTCTGAGCTACTAGCTAATGCCTTAATAAAGTCAAATGAGTATATTGACAAAATTATTTCTGCAGTGGGAGATGCGTTGATTGTCACTGATGATCAAGGCATAATTAAAACTGTAAATCCTGCGACAATTAATTTGTTTGGTTATACCCAAGAAGAGCTAGTTGATAGGTCGATCACTTCACTATTTAAATATCCAAACCAACTAGATTTAATTTATCAAAATTATCTTGAAGCTCAATCAGATAATCAACAATCTTTAGATAGTGATTACTATTTTACAAACATTGAAATATCATGCCTATCAAAAAAGAAAGAAGAAATTTTGATAGAATTTTCTTGCTCAAACATACAGAATCAACAAATCGAATATAGTATTGAACCAAATAACTGCTTTGTTTATGTTGGTCGTGATATTACAGGGCTAAAGCGTAAAGAGCAAGAGTTGTTAACTGCTAGGCAATTTGCCGAGCAATCAGCCAAAGCTAAAAGCATTTTCTTGGCTAATATGAGTCATGAAATTCGTACTCCCATGAGTGGCGTTTTGGGGATGACTGACCTGTTACTTGGGACATCTCTAGACGACAATCAGAAGGATTTTGTGGAAAATATTCGACTAAGTGGAAATTTATTACTTAGTTTAATTAATCGTATTTTGGATTTATCAAAATTAGAAGAAGGGGAGTTGAGATTAGAAAGTTTACCTTTTAATTTAGAACAATCTATAGAAGAAATTCTTGAGCTTTTTGCACTACAAGCACATAAGCAGGGATTGGAACTAAATGCTTGTTTTGAAGAAGGTTTACCTAATTTTCTAATGGCAGACGCAGTTCGATTTCGGCAAATTATGGTGAATTTAATTGGCAATGCTATTAAGTTTACAACCGAAGGTGAGATCATTGTGCGAGTTGAACGCGATCGCGACTTTGAACTGACCTTGGCAATACAACCTCAAATCTATTTACGTTTTTCCATTATAGATACAGGTATTGGTATAGATCTCGCCAATCAGGACAAACTTTTTAAGCCTTTTTCGCAAGTTGATACATCTACAAATCGTCATTTTGGGGGGACTGGATTAGGATTAGCGATCAGTCGCCAGTTAGTGGAGTTAATGCAAGGCGAGATAGGAGTATCTAGTCCTGTCTCAAATGGAAAAGGTACTTGTTTTTGGTTCAGAATTCCTTTTTCTCTCCAGCCAAACCAATCTCTTGAATCTTTGAGTTATGCTTCACAAGCTTTAAGTAATCGAAATGTTTTAGTAATTGATGCAAATCAACATTCTCGTTATGCAATTCGTTATTACCTCACTAAACTAGGTGCTGAAACTTATGAAGCATCTAATATGCTTGAAGCGATCGCTTATTTAGAATCAGACAAGCTAGTTGATGTAGCATTAATCGATTGGAGTTTAACTGGTTTTAATGGCTCTGAATTTGCTAAACAAATTCATGGGAGAGAGAAATTGGCAGACTTACCCCTTATTGCGATGTTGACCGCAAGTCGCCAAGGTGAAATCAAAACATTAATTAATCAGGGCTTTAGTGGATATGTGACAAAACCTTTTAAAGAGCAACGACTATTAAAAGCAGTTGGTTTATCTTTGGGAATTGATCTCCCTACTTTTGCGAGCGATTCTCTTCCTTCTAGCGCAGCGGTTCCCAATCTTCGTCGTAATCCCAAAGATAATAGTGGCTTGAACAAGTTAAAAAACTCAAAAGTTCTATTGGCAGAAGATAATATTGTCAATCAGAAAGTTATAATGGCATACTTATCACAACTAGGTTGTCAATCAGACTTAGCGGAGAATGGGGAACAGGTATTACAGTTAATTAAGACTAAAGATTACGACATTGTTTTGATGGATTGTCAGATGCCATTAATGGATGGATATGAGACTACTGAGACCATCCGCCAACTCGAAGCTACTGCTGAACTATCTAACCATGTCGTGATCATCGCGATGACCGCTAATGCTTTTACAGAAGATCGCGATCGCTGTTTAGCAGTCGGAATGGATGATTTTCTGAGTAAACCGATCCGCAGGCAACAACTTAAGGAGACTCTTGAAAATTGGATTAGGTAA
- a CDS encoding DUF7003 family protein, whose product MESPQQILEFLDRRFDAFDMPCFGNVNIDYISSRLLAFRDDNRWLILFNSIAWWPSGEGLVTILECVGNCVQGKQGFDSDRHLITGQIKYDEMPNDYHVTVRGKPIPLSELKIILRPDLFSEHEPNIAIALLENYREELLANREEYGTFIPAGLTEILCLDEWHHPDWNCLPSQTESFPLIAEVLFTGNPDLYKPPTNPNTDWRFWFPK is encoded by the coding sequence ATGGAATCACCACAACAAATTCTAGAATTTCTCGATCGCCGTTTTGATGCGTTTGATATGCCTTGTTTTGGTAATGTGAATATTGACTATATTTCTTCCAGATTATTGGCGTTTCGAGATGATAACCGATGGCTAATTCTATTTAACTCGATTGCTTGGTGGCCATCGGGCGAAGGATTAGTGACTATATTGGAATGCGTTGGTAACTGCGTACAAGGAAAACAAGGATTTGATAGCGATCGCCACCTCATCACAGGACAAATCAAATATGATGAAATGCCTAATGACTATCATGTAACTGTGCGCGGTAAGCCTATTCCTTTATCAGAGTTGAAGATTATTTTGCGTCCAGATTTATTTTCTGAGCATGAGCCAAATATTGCGATCGCGTTATTAGAAAACTATCGTGAAGAGTTACTTGCTAATCGAGAAGAATATGGAACGTTTATTCCCGCTGGATTGACTGAGATTTTATGCCTTGATGAGTGGCATCATCCAGATTGGAATTGTCTACCGAGCCAAACTGAGAGTTTCCCTCTAATTGCTGAAGTTCTATTTACAGGCAATCCTGATTTGTATAAACCACCAACGAATCCTAATACTGACTGGAGATTTTGGTTCCCCAAGTAA
- a CDS encoding AarF/ABC1/UbiB kinase family protein, with protein MSAIAQLPYKKLRWQRNKISSFARQREVFLASFTFLFFIWWDRFWQNETSSTRSKRAEWLVRNMLELGPTFIKVGQSLSTRVDLLPPEYIINLAKLQDQVPAFSIKEARDIIELELGKSLYTIYRDFDEIPLAAASLGQVHRATLHTGEEVVVKVQRPGLRKLFDLDLLTVGKLLKVFYRYFAWTRRYNLEGIFEEFFAILYQEIDYAIEGSNADRFRKNFEGYPRIVVPKIYWDYSTSMVLTLEYVPGIKIDDRQALEACGLNPKEINQLGICCYLKQLLQDGFFHADPHPGNLAVSPSGSLIFYDYGMMSEVKTMAKDQMVKTFFAVLRKDTNEVVDTLMSMGFIEPVADMSPIKRMLKFILDRFTERPVNIYEFEQIKGEVVAIFEKQPFRLPPKMTYLLKSLTTLDGIARILDPEYNFTTAAQPFVKSIVLTKGRGNTLGALAQQAKDFLVYQLNKPSRMEILLERLEERIERGELMIQVKSSESDRTLKRINIAVKALIYACLTGFLALAGAVLLVGTTAYTGWAIAAFTGSFFSGFSLIRALVQLSIREKIDNIAEQ; from the coding sequence ATGTCTGCGATCGCCCAATTACCATACAAAAAGCTACGCTGGCAGAGAAATAAAATCTCTTCGTTTGCCCGCCAACGTGAGGTGTTTTTAGCTTCATTTACATTTCTGTTTTTTATCTGGTGGGATAGGTTTTGGCAAAACGAAACATCTAGTACACGCAGCAAAAGAGCAGAATGGCTTGTCCGCAACATGCTTGAGCTGGGCCCAACATTCATCAAAGTTGGCCAATCACTGTCAACAAGGGTTGATTTATTGCCGCCCGAATACATTATTAATTTGGCTAAGCTCCAAGATCAAGTTCCTGCTTTTAGCATTAAGGAAGCTAGAGACATCATCGAACTCGAACTTGGTAAATCTCTTTACACCATCTACCGAGATTTTGATGAGATTCCGCTAGCAGCAGCCAGTCTTGGACAAGTGCATCGCGCTACGCTACATACTGGGGAAGAAGTTGTTGTCAAGGTGCAACGCCCAGGATTAAGAAAGCTATTCGATCTAGATTTGCTTACAGTTGGCAAACTTCTCAAGGTCTTTTATCGCTATTTTGCTTGGACTCGCAGATATAATCTCGAAGGTATTTTTGAAGAATTTTTTGCGATCCTCTATCAAGAAATTGATTATGCGATCGAGGGAAGTAATGCCGATCGCTTTCGCAAAAATTTTGAGGGCTATCCACGCATAGTTGTACCCAAAATTTATTGGGACTATTCCACCTCTATGGTTTTGACCTTAGAATATGTACCTGGCATTAAAATTGACGATCGCCAAGCCCTTGAAGCCTGTGGCTTAAATCCCAAAGAAATTAATCAATTAGGAATTTGCTGCTATCTCAAACAACTGCTTCAAGATGGATTCTTTCATGCTGATCCGCACCCTGGTAATTTAGCAGTTAGCCCTAGTGGAAGCTTGATTTTCTACGACTATGGCATGATGTCGGAAGTTAAAACCATGGCAAAAGATCAAATGGTGAAAACCTTCTTTGCTGTGTTGCGTAAAGACACCAATGAAGTCGTTGACACATTGATGAGCATGGGTTTCATCGAACCAGTTGCAGACATGAGTCCGATTAAACGCATGTTGAAATTTATTTTGGATCGTTTCACTGAGAGACCTGTCAATATTTATGAGTTTGAGCAGATTAAAGGGGAAGTGGTCGCCATCTTTGAGAAGCAACCTTTCCGCTTACCTCCCAAAATGACCTATTTGCTCAAGTCCCTAACTACCCTTGATGGCATTGCCCGAATTCTCGATCCAGAATATAACTTCACTACAGCTGCCCAACCCTTTGTGAAAAGTATCGTTCTCACGAAAGGTCGGGGCAATACTTTAGGAGCCTTGGCTCAACAAGCTAAGGACTTTCTGGTCTATCAACTCAATAAACCTAGTCGCATGGAGATTTTGCTAGAACGTTTGGAAGAGAGGATCGAGCGAGGTGAGTTGATGATTCAGGTCAAATCTTCCGAAAGCGATCGCACTCTCAAGCGGATTAACATTGCGGTTAAAGCTTTAATTTATGCCTGCTTAACTGGTTTCTTGGCTCTAGCGGGAGCCGTGCTATTAGTCGGTACGACAGCGTACACTGGTTGGGCGATCGCTGCATTTACAGGTTCTTTTTTCTCTGGATTTTCACTAATTCGTGCTCTAGTCCAGCTCTCAATTCGCGAAAAAATTGATAATATTGCTGAACAATAA
- a CDS encoding cobalt-precorrin-6A reductase, which translates to MKKVLILGGTGDAVKLAAKLATIPEIAIISSLAGRTKTPSALVGEVRIGGFGGTDGLANFLKENAIDFLIDATHPCAGQITMNGAIAVKAANIPHLMLVRPQWEKVSGDNWIEVESVAAAAQAIPASINRVFITSGRQQLEPFLQRSQFHPETWYLMRSIDPPDIELPNSEVLLDRGPFSLEQERHLLRKYQIQAIVSKNSGGDATYAKIIAARELGIPIIMVQRPVMPEGEKATSIEATISWLNLKTSKLGGAK; encoded by the coding sequence ATGAAAAAAGTTCTCATTTTAGGTGGCACTGGTGATGCTGTTAAACTTGCTGCGAAACTGGCAACTATTCCCGAAATAGCAATAATTAGTTCTCTTGCGGGACGCACCAAAACGCCCTCAGCCCTAGTTGGGGAAGTTCGTATCGGCGGATTTGGAGGAACGGATGGATTAGCTAACTTCTTGAAAGAAAATGCTATAGATTTCCTGATCGATGCAACGCATCCCTGTGCGGGGCAAATCACCATGAATGGCGCGATCGCAGTTAAAGCTGCTAACATTCCCCATCTCATGCTCGTTCGTCCACAATGGGAGAAAGTATCTGGCGATAATTGGATTGAAGTGGAAAGTGTGGCAGCGGCAGCCCAAGCTATTCCTGCATCTATAAATCGAGTATTTATTACATCAGGAAGACAACAACTAGAGCCATTTTTACAGCGATCGCAATTTCATCCAGAAACTTGGTATTTAATGCGCTCCATCGATCCTCCTGACATTGAATTACCCAATAGTGAAGTACTACTTGATCGAGGGCCATTTAGTTTAGAACAAGAACGCCATTTATTGCGAAAATATCAGATTCAAGCGATTGTCAGTAAAAATAGTGGTGGTGATGCGACCTATGCCAAAATTATCGCCGCGAGAGAATTAGGAATTCCGATTATTATGGTACAGCGTCCTGTAATGCCCGAAGGCGAAAAGGCAACAAGTATTGAAGCAACAATCTCATGGTTGAATCTAAAAACCTCAAAATTAGGTGGTGCTAAATAG
- a CDS encoding BON domain-containing protein encodes MSERKGDSQNNSLSDVEKFLLLLSDLNIIDSEKPKTIQKQQRIDNSSLLNIKNKDNKDNSHGGIQPRSKLLEIEQKLSVKPRKKTSDEEVLDIARSPSVYPFPSLLDELPFLRDIQPANLNGLDQNHDQNRYHENLNRANHSDDAILEKIESSKTGEIETVNLIQELLLGSEKNPIASPQIPQSASLPTPRKTPQAITQSPSQAISQIPSPSSTPSISQSLSPITNLEELTEDDDKAIHMLQDILVVPELEDLRNFKIAVEQKLGIVESQVNNPAIMNKIEGLESLLQNASRRLSAMDDEQSNIPMEIDKVSDRVAQLENQINEPAELVQLLLPIIAELLSIKADQAREEMCQAITPIIAEVIFERSQLDRVSMSHAIADLLPNAISEQIRNNPEQIAKALGPEVGAAIREQIRLDRDEIVDALAPEMGAAIKQQIVLERDAMVDALYPVIGNTIAKYFAEAIRSINQKVEQTFSVEGVQRKFRAKMQGVSEAELILKESVPFEIQSIFLIHNLSGLVMIDIQKSDLDSLSDPIDSDMLAGMLTAIRSFANECMSRSESTTELDAINYSGSKILLEVAGYCYLAVIIKGEPDAALVNKIRDVFGRIVQVYGEGFKEFDGDPSTVPMEAEIELKNLMGFEQAKASKQSPKALLFMSLAILALVFVPIGIFQYQSNRYRQLEAKVLEAFASTPELAVYRLNVNADGDRIKLTGKLPNQSLRDRAHQVAIASTKSEIANSKINNNIYTVNIPPDPELVALEVQRLTKALNYTQGVNIQSQFKDGQVTITGQIEQPRMIPKITQAFTKIAGITMVSNAATILTPKLSTRIYFPLWVTTLEPTDTEKLIEVQAFLDLYPDYNIKVLVKNDNIGDPAINYQLGIKRAQTVRAALLQRGVNAKRIHISGIIDISIQQPSDQMLRWVEFQPILKPMSVSN; translated from the coding sequence ATGTCGGAGCGAAAGGGCGATTCTCAAAATAATTCTCTCAGCGACGTTGAGAAGTTTTTGCTCCTGCTCTCTGATTTAAATATTATTGATTCTGAAAAGCCTAAAACCATCCAGAAACAGCAAAGGATAGATAATTCAAGTCTGTTAAATATTAAAAATAAAGACAATAAAGACAATAGTCATGGAGGGATTCAGCCCAGATCTAAATTATTGGAAATCGAACAGAAACTATCGGTTAAACCAAGAAAAAAAACTTCAGACGAAGAAGTTTTAGATATAGCGCGATCGCCTTCAGTCTATCCTTTCCCTAGTCTGTTAGATGAGCTGCCATTTTTAAGAGATATTCAGCCAGCTAATCTAAATGGGCTTGATCAGAATCACGATCAAAATCGATACCATGAAAATTTAAATCGAGCTAATCATAGTGACGATGCAATCTTAGAAAAAATCGAATCTTCAAAAACAGGAGAAATAGAGACGGTAAATCTCATCCAAGAGCTTCTGTTGGGTAGTGAAAAGAACCCAATAGCATCGCCACAGATTCCTCAATCAGCATCACTTCCAACTCCTCGGAAAACACCTCAAGCTATTACTCAATCACCTTCTCAAGCAATTTCTCAGATCCCATCTCCATCTTCTACTCCTTCTATATCCCAATCCCTTTCACCAATCACCAATTTAGAAGAATTGACAGAGGATGATGACAAAGCAATTCATATGTTACAGGATATTCTGGTTGTTCCTGAGCTAGAAGATTTGCGAAACTTTAAAATTGCGGTTGAGCAAAAGCTGGGAATTGTCGAAAGTCAGGTTAATAATCCTGCAATCATGAATAAAATTGAAGGATTGGAAAGTTTGCTGCAAAATGCTTCTCGCCGACTTTCAGCAATGGATGATGAACAGAGCAATATCCCCATGGAGATTGACAAGGTTAGCGATCGCGTTGCTCAGTTAGAAAATCAAATTAATGAACCAGCAGAATTAGTTCAGCTTTTGTTGCCAATTATTGCTGAGTTGCTCAGCATCAAAGCAGATCAGGCTAGAGAAGAGATGTGTCAGGCGATTACGCCAATTATAGCCGAGGTGATTTTTGAGCGATCGCAACTAGATCGAGTGTCAATGAGCCATGCGATCGCTGATCTTTTACCGAATGCGATTAGTGAACAAATTCGTAATAACCCTGAGCAAATTGCTAAAGCACTTGGACCAGAAGTTGGCGCAGCAATTCGCGAGCAAATTCGACTTGATCGCGATGAAATCGTTGATGCGCTTGCGCCAGAAATGGGAGCAGCAATTAAGCAACAGATCGTGCTCGAACGTGATGCCATGGTTGACGCGCTCTATCCTGTAATTGGGAATACGATCGCTAAATATTTCGCTGAAGCTATCCGCTCCATCAACCAAAAAGTCGAACAAACATTTAGTGTAGAAGGCGTACAGCGAAAGTTTCGCGCCAAAATGCAAGGTGTTTCTGAAGCCGAGTTAATCCTCAAAGAATCGGTTCCCTTTGAAATTCAATCCATATTTCTGATCCATAATCTTTCGGGATTAGTAATGATCGACATCCAAAAAAGTGACCTTGATTCTTTGAGCGATCCTATCGACTCAGATATGCTAGCAGGGATGTTGACGGCAATTCGGAGCTTTGCTAATGAATGTATGTCCAGATCGGAAAGTACAACGGAACTTGATGCAATTAACTATAGTGGTTCCAAAATATTGCTGGAAGTTGCAGGATATTGCTATCTCGCAGTGATTATTAAGGGAGAACCTGACGCGGCTTTGGTAAACAAAATTCGCGATGTATTTGGTCGGATTGTGCAAGTTTATGGCGAGGGCTTCAAAGAATTTGATGGCGATCCCAGTACGGTTCCAATGGAGGCTGAAATTGAACTTAAGAATTTAATGGGATTTGAGCAGGCTAAAGCTTCTAAACAATCACCCAAAGCCTTGCTTTTTATGAGTTTAGCTATACTTGCACTGGTTTTTGTGCCCATAGGGATTTTTCAATATCAATCTAATCGCTATCGCCAACTTGAAGCTAAGGTTTTAGAAGCCTTCGCCAGTACGCCCGAACTTGCCGTTTATCGACTTAATGTTAATGCCGATGGCGATCGCATCAAATTAACAGGTAAATTACCAAATCAATCTTTACGCGATCGTGCCCACCAAGTAGCGATCGCATCTACAAAATCAGAAATAGCCAACAGTAAAATCAACAATAATATTTATACCGTCAATATACCTCCTGATCCCGAACTCGTAGCGCTCGAAGTCCAGCGCCTTACTAAAGCCCTAAACTATACTCAGGGTGTCAACATCCAGAGCCAATTTAAAGATGGACAAGTAACAATTACAGGACAGATTGAACAGCCTAGAATGATCCCAAAAATCACACAGGCATTCACTAAAATCGCGGGTATTACTATGGTTAGTAATGCTGCCACGATATTGACCCCAAAGTTATCAACGCGAATCTACTTTCCTCTGTGGGTGACAACCCTAGAACCAACCGACACCGAAAAGCTAATAGAAGTTCAGGCTTTTCTAGACCTTTATCCAGATTATAATATTAAGGTTCTTGTCAAAAATGATAATATTGGCGATCCCGCCATCAATTATCAACTTGGAATAAAACGCGCCCAAACAGTTCGAGCTGCACTATTACAAAGAGGTGTAAATGCTAAACGTATCCATATTTCTGGGATAATAGATATATCTATACAGCAGCCCTCTGACCAAATGTTAAGGTGGGTAGAGTTTCAACCGATTTTAAAGCCAATGTCCGTATCTAATTAA
- a CDS encoding phosphotransferase enzyme family protein, which translates to MDQNNQFDKFERSQIMAIAHKFSAKRQVADIQPFGSGNINDTYLVSLQESSAKSFILQRINTKVFREPKLVMQNMQTYANHVRDRIKNSPLDRRWDVPQVLQTDQGQDYWQTESGEFWRSLSFIADSQSFDVMESIEQVREVGYALGTFHHLTSDLAPERLADTLEGFHITPCYFRQYEEVLATGNFNRSPEVDYCLQFVRDRKGLAYILEDAKATGKLPLRTMHGDPKVNNILFDRQTKLSVSVIDLDTVKSGLVHYDIGDCLRSGCNPAGEETNQWEDVQFDTELCQGILQGYLSMAQSFLTEHDYAYIYDAVRVITFELGLRFLTDYLAGNIYFHVKHPEHNLLRSLVQFRLVKSIESQQSVINKIIKDIR; encoded by the coding sequence ATGGATCAAAACAATCAGTTCGATAAATTTGAGCGATCGCAAATTATGGCGATCGCTCACAAGTTTTCTGCCAAGAGACAAGTTGCTGACATTCAACCCTTTGGCAGTGGCAATATTAACGATACTTATTTAGTTTCTTTGCAAGAATCATCAGCTAAGTCTTTTATCTTGCAGCGCATAAATACAAAGGTATTTCGCGAACCAAAGTTAGTCATGCAGAATATGCAAACCTACGCAAATCATGTGCGCGATCGCATTAAAAACTCGCCACTAGATAGGCGATGGGACGTGCCGCAAGTATTGCAAACTGATCAAGGTCAAGACTATTGGCAAACTGAAAGTGGAGAGTTCTGGCGATCGCTGAGTTTTATTGCAGATTCTCAATCCTTTGATGTTATGGAAAGTATTGAGCAAGTGCGAGAAGTTGGCTATGCTTTGGGAACGTTCCATCATCTGACTAGTGATTTAGCGCCAGAGAGATTAGCGGATACTTTGGAGGGGTTTCATATTACCCCGTGCTATTTTCGCCAGTATGAGGAAGTTCTTGCTACAGGCAATTTTAATCGATCGCCTGAAGTTGATTATTGTTTGCAATTTGTACGCGATCGCAAGGGCTTAGCATATATTTTAGAAGATGCGAAAGCGACAGGGAAATTACCATTGCGAACAATGCATGGCGATCCCAAGGTGAATAATATTTTGTTTGATCGGCAGACAAAATTATCAGTGAGTGTGATTGATCTCGATACGGTGAAATCTGGATTAGTACATTATGACATCGGTGATTGTTTACGATCGGGATGTAATCCTGCTGGAGAGGAGACTAATCAATGGGAAGATGTTCAATTTGATACGGAACTCTGTCAAGGGATTTTGCAGGGATATCTTTCAATGGCGCAATCTTTTCTCACGGAGCATGATTATGCCTATATCTATGATGCAGTTCGTGTGATTACCTTTGAGTTGGGATTACGTTTTTTAACCGATTATTTAGCAGGAAATATCTATTTTCATGTCAAACATCCTGAACATAATCTATTGCGATCGCTTGTCCAGTTTCGTCTAGTAAAGAGCATCGAATCTCAACAGTCAGTTATCAATAAAATTATCAAAGATATAAGATAG